The uncultured Bacteroides sp. DNA segment AACCAAATAGCTACAACACCTGCTCAATTTCCCCGGATGTTACAGACTGCTCTTCAGCATGCCGTACATCAAAAAGGGGTGGCTGTTCTTGGACTACCGGGGGATATTACCAATCTTCCTGCAGTAGAAGCTGAAACAACCACCACACTTTTTCTAAATAAGCCTATCATCAGACCTTCTGATGGAGAATTAGCACAACTTGCCGAACTATTAAATTCTAACAAAAAGATCGCAATTTACTGCGGATTGGGTGCTGCTCAGGCGCATGATGAGGTGGTGGAGCTAGCCCAGAAATTAAAATCTCCTGTGGCTTATTCATATAAGGCAAAAATGGATATTCAGTATGAAAATCCCTATGAGGTGGGCCTTACAGGATTGTTGGGCATTCCATCGGCTTACCAGAGTATGCACGAATGTGACTTGCTGGTATTATTGGGAACGGATTTTCCCTATACGCCTTTCATGCCGGTTCACAATAAGATCGTACAAATTGATATTAAACCGGAAAATCTTGGACGAAGGGCTAAACTTGATCTCGGACTTTGTGGAGATGTGAAAGATAGCTTGCAGGCTCTTCTTCCTTTGGTAGAGAACAAAGAAGAGACTACTTTCCTCAATAGGCAATTGAAGTTTTACAAAGAGGTAAAAAAGAATTTATTGTACTATGTCAATGATAAAGGGGAGTCAAATGCCATTCATCCGGAATATGTTGCTTCTGTAATTAATGAGTTAGCCGACAAGGATGCCATTTTCACCGTAGATACGGGGATGTGTTGTGTATGGGCGGCCCGTTACATTGATGGAACCGGGCAACGGAAAATGTTAGGTTCATTTAATCATGGTACGATGGCAAATGCGATGCCTCAAGCTATTGGTGCCTCACTAGCCTGTCCGGAAAAACAAGTGATTGCATTCTGTGGTGACGGAGGATTGTCTATGATGATGGGCGATCTGATGACCATTGTTCAATATCATTTACCCGTGAAGATTGTACTTTTTAATAATCAATCGTTGGGAATGGTGAAACTAGAAATGCAAGTGGCCGGAATCCCTGATGTGGAGACGGACATGCTAAATCCTGACTTTGATAAACTGGCCGAAGCAATGGGAATGTTTGGCGTTACTATTACTGATCCTGCTGACTTGAAAACGACTTTGCAAAGTGCATTACAACAGGATGGACCAGCATTAATTACCATTCGGACGGATGCTAACGCCCTTGCTATGCCTCCTAAACTCGAATTTGACCAAATGAAAGGGTTTGCTTATTATATGGGAAAAATGATGCTAAGTGGTCGTACAAATGAAATACTTAAAATAGTCAAATCCAATTATAAGCATTTGGGTGAAGTGATCTAATTGAAAAGATAAAAAATCAAATATTAACCACATGAAACATAAGAAAGAAATATTACATGAGCTTTTCATTGAGTTGGTTAAGCTGCAAAAGGAAATTATAGGTTCAAACCTCAAATTGCTTGTCATCCTTGAAGGAAGAGATGCAGCCGGTAAAGACGGAACGATCAAACGAATTGTCAAACACCTCAGTCCCCGCGAAACAAGAGTGGTGGCATTGGAGAAACCATCCGACCGGCAGCAGCTTCAATGGTATTTCCAGCGTTACACCAGTCATTTTCCTGCATCAGGCGAATTT contains these protein-coding regions:
- a CDS encoding thiamine pyrophosphate-dependent enzyme, with the translated sequence MSKNISDQLVDTLVEAGIQRIYAVTGDSLNHVNEAIHRNKKIKWIHVRNEETAAFAAGAEAQLKGLACCAGSSGPGHVHLINGLYDAHRSSASVLAIASTIPTKEFGTAYFQETNTIKLFDDCSCYNQIATTPAQFPRMLQTALQHAVHQKGVAVLGLPGDITNLPAVEAETTTTLFLNKPIIRPSDGELAQLAELLNSNKKIAIYCGLGAAQAHDEVVELAQKLKSPVAYSYKAKMDIQYENPYEVGLTGLLGIPSAYQSMHECDLLVLLGTDFPYTPFMPVHNKIVQIDIKPENLGRRAKLDLGLCGDVKDSLQALLPLVENKEETTFLNRQLKFYKEVKKNLLYYVNDKGESNAIHPEYVASVINELADKDAIFTVDTGMCCVWAARYIDGTGQRKMLGSFNHGTMANAMPQAIGASLACPEKQVIAFCGDGGLSMMMGDLMTIVQYHLPVKIVLFNNQSLGMVKLEMQVAGIPDVETDMLNPDFDKLAEAMGMFGVTITDPADLKTTLQSALQQDGPALITIRTDANALAMPPKLEFDQMKGFAYYMGKMMLSGRTNEILKIVKSNYKHLGEVI